The proteins below are encoded in one region of Shewanella putrefaciens:
- a CDS encoding pilus assembly PilX family protein: protein MKKQKGVVLFFALIVLIIMTVIGVALAVNSTQSLRMSGAGTERIEAKAIADGGLEQIISDYSGALLANLNAETDTAVFNGNQKLTPLPETGVRDVGCQRTSNATGANLVSCRRVEISSSVTFGRDNLGSLTVVSGVEQQVLTGN from the coding sequence ATGAAGAAACAAAAAGGGGTAGTGCTGTTTTTCGCATTAATTGTTTTGATCATTATGACGGTCATTGGTGTTGCTTTAGCTGTTAATTCAACACAGTCATTACGAATGTCTGGTGCAGGTACAGAAAGGATTGAGGCTAAGGCAATTGCAGATGGTGGCTTAGAGCAGATAATTTCTGATTATTCAGGAGCGCTATTAGCTAATCTTAATGCAGAAACAGATACGGCTGTCTTTAATGGGAATCAAAAGTTAACACCTTTACCTGAAACGGGTGTGCGTGATGTTGGGTGTCAAAGAACTTCGAATGCAACGGGTGCGAATTTGGTTAGTTGTAGAAGAGTTGAGATTAGTAGTTCTGTGACTTTCGGTAGGGATAACCTTGGCTCGCTAACTGTTGTTTCGGGTGTCGAGCAGCAAGTGCTAACAGGAAATTAA
- the ribF gene encoding bifunctional riboflavin kinase/FAD synthetase translates to MELIRGIHNILSSHHGCVLTIGNFDGVHRGHAQVIANLVQKAKQLSLPSTLMTFEPQPQELFSGDNAPARLSLLRDKVILLDELGVERLVCVNFNRAFADQPAEHFIEELLVRKLGVKYLVVGDDFCFGKGRKGNFEMLMQAGARYGFTVVSTQSFMLGSQRVSSTAVREQLAKGNLEQARRLLGHPFTLSGRVAHGQKIGRTIGFPTANIALKRNVVPVRGVFAVKLYWDDSDIYEGVANIGFRPTVNGQVCQLEVHLFDFDDDIYGKHVEVELVAKLRDEQPFDSLDALKQQILNDANEARALFGNDAG, encoded by the coding sequence ATGGAATTAATCCGCGGTATACATAACATTTTGTCATCCCACCACGGGTGTGTTTTGACTATAGGTAATTTTGATGGCGTTCATCGCGGTCATGCACAAGTCATTGCAAACTTAGTGCAGAAGGCCAAGCAGTTATCGCTTCCATCTACTTTGATGACGTTTGAGCCTCAACCGCAGGAGTTATTCAGTGGTGATAATGCTCCTGCCCGTTTGAGTTTATTGCGAGATAAAGTCATTTTGCTCGATGAGTTGGGTGTCGAGCGGTTAGTATGTGTTAACTTTAATCGCGCTTTTGCCGATCAACCTGCCGAGCATTTTATCGAAGAACTGTTAGTTCGTAAGCTAGGGGTGAAATACCTCGTTGTCGGCGATGATTTTTGCTTTGGCAAAGGGCGTAAAGGCAATTTTGAAATGCTGATGCAAGCGGGCGCTCGCTATGGTTTTACTGTAGTCAGTACCCAAAGTTTTATGCTTGGCTCACAAAGGGTGAGTTCCACGGCGGTGCGTGAGCAATTGGCTAAGGGAAACCTTGAACAGGCCAGGCGTCTGTTAGGTCATCCTTTCACCCTGAGTGGCCGGGTTGCCCATGGGCAAAAAATTGGTAGGACTATAGGTTTTCCTACTGCCAATATTGCACTTAAACGTAATGTTGTGCCCGTACGTGGGGTATTCGCGGTTAAGTTATATTGGGATGATAGTGACATTTACGAAGGGGTTGCCAATATTGGCTTTCGCCCAACGGTAAACGGCCAAGTGTGTCAGCTCGAAGTCCATCTATTTGATTTTGATGATGACATTTACGGCAAACACGTTGAGGTTGAATTAGTGGCAAAGTTGCGGGATGAACAACCCTTCGATTCGTTAGATGCGCTAAAACAACAAATTTTAAATGATGCAAATGAGGCCAGGGCTTTATTTGGTAATGATGCAGGCTGA
- the murJ gene encoding murein biosynthesis integral membrane protein MurJ yields the protein MSKKLLKSGMIVSAMTLISRVLGLIRDVVVANLMGAGTSADVFFFANKIPNFLRRLFAEGAFAQAFVPVLTEYQEKHSSDETRELLSKVAGTLGLLVTIVTLVGVIASPVLSALFGGGWFVAWLNNEPDGAKFELATVVLKITFPYLWFITFTALAGSILNTRGRFAVSAFTPVFLNVAIIAAAIFYAPTSSQPEITLAWGVFCGGLIQFLFQIPFLLREKALVRPSWGWHHPGVVKIRTLMIPALFGVSVSQINLLFDTFIASFLMTGSISWLYYSDRLLEFPLGLFGIAIATVILPALSRNHVNDEGAGFGLTMDWGIKAILLLGLPAMMGLIVLAKPMLMVLFMRGAFSITDVEMASYSLMAYGSGLLSFMLIKVLAPGYYSRQDTKTPVRYGIIAMITNMGFNLLFAIPFGYVGLAIATSMSALLNATLLYRGLHLAGVYRISRPTIVFFVKAVVSTALMVVVLHYFLPSQSQWLEWHLIDRTKALIGLISMGGITYLLGLLLLGIRPWSIKRGV from the coding sequence TTGAGTAAAAAATTATTAAAATCTGGCATGATCGTTAGTGCTATGACATTGATATCTCGTGTTTTAGGCTTAATCCGAGATGTTGTAGTTGCCAATTTAATGGGAGCTGGAACAAGCGCCGATGTTTTTTTCTTCGCCAATAAAATTCCAAATTTTTTGCGCCGATTGTTTGCCGAAGGGGCATTTGCGCAAGCTTTCGTGCCCGTTTTAACTGAATACCAAGAAAAACACTCTTCGGATGAAACCCGTGAGCTATTGAGTAAAGTGGCTGGAACGCTTGGCTTGCTCGTCACTATAGTGACTTTAGTCGGTGTGATTGCATCACCCGTTTTATCTGCGCTTTTTGGTGGCGGTTGGTTTGTGGCTTGGCTGAACAATGAGCCCGACGGCGCTAAATTTGAACTTGCCACCGTTGTGCTTAAAATTACCTTTCCTTACCTTTGGTTTATTACTTTTACGGCGTTAGCGGGCTCGATTTTAAACACTCGCGGACGTTTTGCTGTATCAGCCTTTACCCCCGTCTTTCTGAATGTGGCAATCATTGCCGCCGCCATTTTTTATGCTCCGACATCGAGCCAGCCAGAGATAACCTTGGCGTGGGGAGTGTTTTGTGGTGGTTTGATCCAATTTTTGTTTCAAATTCCATTTCTTTTACGGGAAAAGGCCCTTGTTAGACCTTCTTGGGGTTGGCATCACCCCGGCGTGGTAAAGATTAGAACCTTGATGATACCTGCATTATTTGGGGTCTCGGTTTCACAAATAAACCTGTTATTTGACACTTTTATTGCCAGTTTTTTGATGACAGGCTCTATTAGTTGGCTGTACTACTCTGATCGTTTGTTGGAGTTTCCCTTAGGTTTGTTTGGCATAGCTATCGCCACCGTCATTTTACCCGCGTTATCACGAAACCATGTCAATGATGAAGGTGCGGGTTTTGGCTTGACTATGGATTGGGGAATAAAAGCCATTCTCTTGCTTGGATTGCCCGCGATGATGGGGTTAATTGTACTCGCTAAACCTATGTTAATGGTGCTGTTTATGCGCGGCGCTTTTTCAATAACGGATGTTGAAATGGCATCCTATAGCTTGATGGCCTATGGCAGTGGTTTGCTCAGCTTTATGCTGATCAAGGTTCTAGCCCCTGGGTATTACTCCCGCCAAGATACTAAGACACCCGTTCGTTATGGCATTATTGCTATGATCACTAATATGGGTTTTAACCTTTTGTTTGCAATACCTTTTGGCTATGTTGGATTGGCGATTGCAACCTCGATGTCGGCATTGCTCAACGCCACATTATTGTACCGTGGACTGCATTTAGCGGGTGTTTATCGAATTTCACGGCCAACGATAGTGTTTTTTGTTAAAGCCGTGGTCTCGACAGCCCTTATGGTGGTAGTCTTACACTACTTTTTACCTTCGCAATCACAATGGTTAGAGTGGCATCTGATCGATCGCACCAAAGCATTGATAGGTTTGATCTCTATGGGAGGGATAACCTATCTACTTGGGCTACTTTTGCTTGGAATTCGTCCTTGGTCTATTAAACGGGGAGTTTGA
- the rpsT gene encoding 30S ribosomal protein S20: MANSKSAKKRALQSEKRRQHNASRRSMLRTYVKKVIAAIKAGDHKTATEAFAAAQPIVDRMATKGLIHKNKAARHKARLNAKIKAIAA; the protein is encoded by the coding sequence TTGGCTAATAGCAAGTCTGCAAAGAAGCGCGCGCTTCAATCTGAAAAGCGTCGTCAGCATAACGCCAGCCGTCGCTCAATGTTACGTACATACGTTAAAAAAGTAATCGCTGCAATTAAAGCAGGCGATCACAAAACAGCAACAGAAGCTTTTGCTGCTGCACAACCAATCGTTGACCGTATGGCGACTAAAGGCCTTATTCACAAGAATAAAGCTGCTCGTCATAAGGCTCGCTTGAACGCTAAGATTAAAGCAATCGCTGCTTAA
- the ispH gene encoding 4-hydroxy-3-methylbut-2-enyl diphosphate reductase, which produces MNIMLANPRGFCAGVDRAISIVERALELFSPPIYVRHEVVHNRYVVQNLKDRGAVFVEELDQVPDNNIVIFSAHGVSQAVRAEAKARGLRVFDATCPLVTKVHLQVTRASRKGIECILIGHEGHPEVEGTMGQYDNPNGGVYLIESPADVDALVVRNPDNLCFVTQTTLSVDDTLDIIAALQKRFPSIEGPRKDDICYATQNRQDAVRNLSADVDLLIVVGSKNSSNSNRLRELALKTGTESYLVDTADDVESSWFNNVTRVAVTAGASAPEVLVQQVVQAIAKLAPSVVTEVEGRKEDTVFAVPAELR; this is translated from the coding sequence TTGAATATTATGCTTGCCAACCCGCGAGGCTTTTGTGCGGGAGTAGATCGGGCGATTAGTATAGTCGAACGCGCACTTGAGCTATTTTCACCCCCGATTTATGTTCGCCATGAAGTGGTCCATAACCGTTATGTGGTGCAGAATCTTAAAGATCGTGGTGCTGTTTTTGTCGAAGAATTAGACCAAGTTCCTGATAACAATATAGTGATCTTTAGTGCCCATGGGGTTTCTCAAGCGGTGAGGGCTGAGGCCAAGGCACGTGGCTTAAGGGTCTTCGATGCGACTTGCCCCTTAGTCACTAAAGTACATCTGCAAGTGACCCGTGCTAGCCGTAAAGGGATCGAATGCATTTTAATTGGCCATGAAGGTCACCCAGAAGTTGAAGGAACAATGGGGCAATACGATAACCCTAATGGTGGTGTTTATCTGATTGAATCCCCTGCAGATGTCGATGCTCTAGTCGTTCGCAATCCCGATAATCTTTGCTTTGTAACCCAAACAACCTTATCGGTAGATGATACTTTAGATATTATTGCGGCACTGCAAAAACGTTTTCCCTCGATCGAAGGACCGCGTAAAGATGATATCTGTTATGCGACACAAAATCGTCAAGATGCGGTGCGTAATTTGTCTGCCGATGTGGATTTATTGATAGTTGTAGGTTCTAAGAACAGCTCTAACTCTAATCGGCTGCGTGAGCTTGCATTAAAGACGGGAACTGAATCATATCTGGTGGATACTGCGGATGATGTTGAATCAAGCTGGTTTAATAATGTAACACGTGTTGCCGTTACCGCTGGGGCGTCTGCACCTGAAGTATTAGTACAACAAGTGGTTCAAGCGATAGCTAAGTTGGCTCCGAGTGTTGTGACCGAAGTTGAAGGTCGTAAAGAGGACACTGTTTTTGCTGTCCCAGCTGAATTACGTTGA
- the ileS gene encoding isoleucine--tRNA ligase — MSDYKFTLNLPETEFPMRGNLANREPEMLERWTKDGLYQQIRDSRIGRTPFILHDGPPYANGSIHIGHSVNKILKDIIVKSKTLSGFDAPYVPGWDCHGLPIELKVEQKVGKPGQKISAAEFREECRKYAAEQVNGQREDFVRLGVLGDWYNPYLTMDFSTEANIVRSLSKVIENGHLHKGVKPVHWCTDCGSALAEAEVEYEDKTSPAIDVAFIAADSKAVVAKFGVSDYSHPVAMVIWTTTPWTLPANRALSISPELDYSLVEFVKDGVTHAVILADVLVEACMTRYSAESHSVLAKVKGAALELVRFKHPFLAFDVPAILGDHVTTDAGTGVVHTAPGHGQDDFVVGQKYGLEVANPVGDNGVYKPDTEFFAGQHVFKANDNVVALLKEKGALLHHVAYRHSYPHCWRHKTPIIFRATPQWFISMDNHGLRAQALKEIEQTQWIPDWGQSRIEKMVENRPDWCISRQRTWGVPITLFVHRETEELHPDSVSLMARVANRIEQQGIQAWWDLDATELLGDEAEQYRKVTDTLDVWYDSGSTFASVIAARPEFHGHGVDLYLEGSDQHRGWFMSSLMISTAMNGKAPYKQVLTHGFTVDGKGRKMSKSIGNVIAPQTVTNKLGADILRLWVAATDYSGEMTVSDEILNRSADAYRRIRNTARFLLANLNGFDPAKDLVAVEDMVALDRWAVRRAAALQQEIIEAFEQYNFHSVTQKLMQFCSVELGSFYLDIIKDRQYTAKQEGHARRSCQSALFHIAEAMVRWIAPILSFTADEVWQLLPGERDAYVFTQEWYQGLQSITLETDLSDDYWQQLLTVRNEVNKVIEQARRDKRIGGSLEAEVTLFADAALTEQLTHIGDELRFVLLTSAAKVLPLADATTDAVETELASLKLLVTASAAQKCERCWHHREEVGTIEAHPTLCTRCVTNIEGDGEVRQFA; from the coding sequence ATGAGCGACTATAAATTTACTTTGAATTTGCCGGAAACAGAGTTTCCGATGCGTGGTAATTTGGCAAATCGCGAGCCAGAGATGTTAGAGCGCTGGACAAAAGACGGTCTGTACCAGCAGATCCGCGATAGCCGCATTGGCCGCACTCCCTTCATTTTGCATGATGGTCCACCCTATGCGAATGGCAGCATTCATATTGGTCACTCCGTAAATAAAATCCTTAAGGACATCATTGTTAAGTCAAAAACCCTATCAGGTTTTGATGCGCCTTATGTCCCTGGCTGGGATTGTCATGGCCTACCCATTGAACTCAAAGTTGAACAAAAAGTCGGTAAGCCTGGCCAAAAAATCTCTGCGGCAGAATTTCGCGAAGAATGCCGTAAATACGCGGCTGAGCAAGTGAATGGTCAGCGTGAAGACTTCGTTCGCCTAGGTGTGCTCGGTGATTGGTACAATCCGTATCTCACTATGGATTTTTCAACCGAAGCGAATATTGTGCGCTCTTTGTCAAAAGTGATTGAAAACGGTCACTTGCACAAAGGGGTGAAGCCTGTTCACTGGTGTACTGACTGTGGTTCAGCACTTGCCGAAGCCGAAGTTGAATACGAAGACAAGACATCACCCGCTATCGATGTGGCTTTTATCGCCGCAGATAGCAAGGCCGTTGTCGCTAAGTTCGGGGTAAGCGATTACTCACATCCAGTCGCTATGGTGATTTGGACGACTACGCCATGGACTTTGCCCGCAAACCGCGCTTTATCTATCAGCCCAGAGCTTGATTACAGCTTGGTTGAATTTGTGAAAGATGGCGTGACCCACGCGGTGATCTTAGCCGATGTGTTAGTTGAAGCTTGTATGACTCGTTATAGCGCCGAGAGCCACAGCGTGTTAGCCAAAGTAAAAGGCGCAGCACTTGAGCTGGTTCGCTTTAAGCATCCATTCTTAGCCTTTGATGTGCCTGCGATTTTAGGTGATCACGTGACAACCGATGCGGGTACCGGTGTGGTTCACACCGCCCCTGGCCACGGCCAAGACGACTTTGTCGTCGGTCAAAAATACGGTTTAGAAGTGGCAAACCCCGTTGGCGATAACGGTGTTTACAAACCAGATACTGAATTTTTTGCCGGCCAACATGTCTTTAAAGCCAACGACAATGTCGTCGCGCTGCTGAAAGAGAAAGGTGCATTGTTGCACCATGTCGCCTATCGCCACAGCTATCCACATTGCTGGCGCCACAAGACACCGATTATTTTCCGCGCAACGCCGCAGTGGTTTATCTCTATGGATAACCACGGGTTACGAGCGCAAGCATTGAAAGAAATTGAACAGACCCAGTGGATCCCTGATTGGGGCCAGAGTCGTATCGAGAAGATGGTCGAAAATCGTCCAGATTGGTGTATCTCGCGTCAACGTACTTGGGGCGTGCCTATTACCTTATTTGTACATCGAGAAACTGAAGAATTACACCCAGATTCTGTCTCGTTAATGGCGCGGGTAGCCAATCGTATTGAACAGCAAGGCATTCAAGCCTGGTGGGATCTCGATGCTACAGAGTTGCTTGGTGACGAAGCGGAGCAATACCGTAAAGTGACTGATACTTTGGACGTTTGGTACGATTCAGGTTCTACTTTTGCCTCTGTTATTGCCGCTCGCCCTGAATTCCATGGTCATGGCGTGGATCTTTACCTCGAAGGCAGCGACCAGCACCGCGGTTGGTTTATGTCATCTTTAATGATTTCAACGGCAATGAATGGCAAAGCACCATACAAGCAAGTGCTTACTCACGGTTTTACCGTCGATGGCAAAGGCCGTAAGATGTCAAAATCTATCGGTAACGTGATTGCACCGCAAACGGTAACGAATAAATTAGGCGCCGATATTCTGCGCTTATGGGTTGCGGCGACGGACTATAGTGGTGAGATGACGGTTTCCGATGAAATCTTAAATCGCAGCGCCGATGCCTACCGCCGTATTCGTAACACTGCTCGTTTCCTATTGGCCAACTTAAACGGTTTTGATCCAGCGAAGGATTTAGTTGCCGTAGAAGATATGGTGGCGCTCGATCGCTGGGCGGTTCGCCGTGCGGCTGCACTACAGCAGGAAATTATTGAGGCTTTTGAGCAATATAACTTCCATAGCGTGACACAGAAATTAATGCAGTTCTGTTCAGTTGAACTGGGTAGTTTCTATTTAGACATCATTAAAGATCGTCAGTATACGGCTAAGCAAGAAGGCCATGCGCGCCGTAGCTGCCAATCTGCGTTATTCCATATTGCTGAAGCTATGGTGCGCTGGATTGCGCCAATCTTAAGCTTTACTGCCGATGAAGTATGGCAATTATTGCCAGGTGAGCGCGATGCCTATGTTTTCACTCAAGAGTGGTATCAAGGTCTGCAATCTATCACTTTAGAGACGGATCTGAGCGATGACTATTGGCAGCAATTATTGACTGTGCGCAATGAAGTGAACAAGGTCATTGAGCAAGCTCGCCGTGATAAACGTATTGGTGGTTCCTTAGAGGCGGAAGTGACTCTATTTGCCGATGCTGCGTTGACCGAGCAATTAACCCATATCGGTGATGAACTGCGCTTTGTACTTTTGACCTCAGCAGCGAAAGTGTTACCGCTTGCCGATGCAACGACCGATGCGGTTGAAACTGAGCTGGCTTCATTGAAGTTATTAGTGACGGCAAGCGCTGCACAAAAGTGTGAGCGTTGTTGGCACCACAGGGAAGAGGTTGGCACCATTGAGGCCCACCCAACCCTTTGTACTCGCTGCGTAACAAACATTGAAGGCGACGGCGAAGTTCGTCAGTTTGCGTAA
- the fkpB gene encoding FKBP-type peptidyl-prolyl cis-trans isomerase codes for MTVTRSLLCHMNIVLEDGSTADSTKASGKPARLNVGDGTLSPAFEAQLAKLNEGDKHSFTLNAVDAFGESNPDAIHYMDRSRFPADMTLEAGVIVSFAGPGGSEIPGIVRDVAGDSITVDLNHPLAGHKITFELDVVKVL; via the coding sequence GTGACTGTTACACGTTCATTGTTGTGCCATATGAATATTGTGCTAGAAGATGGCTCAACGGCCGATAGTACTAAAGCCTCCGGTAAACCAGCGCGTTTGAATGTGGGCGATGGTACTTTGAGCCCTGCATTTGAGGCTCAACTAGCCAAACTGAATGAAGGGGATAAACACAGTTTTACCCTAAACGCTGTGGATGCCTTTGGCGAATCGAATCCCGATGCAATTCATTATATGGATAGAAGCCGTTTCCCTGCGGACATGACGTTAGAAGCGGGTGTGATTGTCAGTTTTGCAGGGCCAGGCGGCAGTGAGATCCCAGGTATTGTCCGTGATGTTGCGGGTGATTCCATCACAGTCGATCTGAATCATCCTCTGGCTGGGCACAAAATCACATTTGAACTGGATGTTGTAAAGGTACTTTAA
- the pilV gene encoding type IV pilus modification protein PilV, which produces MTKFEHLTQKGFQRGFSLIEVLVALVILIIGLIGIFNLHIVAKRSSFESFQQTQASYYANDIINRMKLNRTQIGSYVGEYTGTPDAAGKECTNATLCSPTELQQWDIFEWQSALIGEAETIGTQNVGGLDSPTGCIQVANNDVLVVIVWRGIRKTSIDTSAIEDVSSTCGADTENRRIFSIKTVII; this is translated from the coding sequence ATGACTAAATTCGAACATTTGACACAAAAGGGATTTCAACGAGGCTTCTCATTAATCGAAGTGCTTGTCGCATTGGTGATCTTAATTATCGGCTTAATAGGCATTTTTAATCTGCACATAGTCGCAAAGCGAAGTAGCTTCGAGTCATTCCAGCAGACACAGGCTTCATATTATGCCAACGATATCATCAACCGGATGAAGCTTAATCGAACGCAGATCGGTAGTTATGTAGGTGAATATACGGGGACTCCCGACGCTGCTGGGAAGGAATGTACTAACGCCACTCTATGCAGTCCTACAGAATTACAGCAATGGGATATTTTTGAGTGGCAGTCAGCCCTCATTGGTGAAGCAGAAACTATTGGAACTCAAAATGTGGGGGGCCTTGACTCTCCCACTGGTTGTATTCAAGTCGCTAATAATGATGTTTTAGTGGTAATTGTATGGCGTGGAATACGTAAAACGAGTATTGATACATCAGCTATTGAGGACGTCTCTAGTACATGTGGTGCGGATACGGAAAATCGCCGAATATTTTCCATTAAAACGGTGATTATATAA
- the lspA gene encoding signal peptidase II, which yields MPLTWKDSGLRWYWVAVLVFLADQLSKQWVLANFDLFESVQLLPFFNFTYVRNYGAAFSFLSEAGGWQRWLFTIIAVGFSTLLTLWLRKQSASLWKLNLAYTLVIGGALGNLIDRLVHGFVVDFIDFYWGKSHYPAFNIADSAIFIGAVLIIWDSFLSGKSEQNTSEGVK from the coding sequence ATGCCATTAACTTGGAAGGACAGTGGCTTGCGTTGGTATTGGGTAGCTGTATTGGTGTTTTTGGCCGATCAGCTATCTAAGCAATGGGTCTTAGCCAATTTTGATTTGTTTGAATCTGTGCAGTTATTGCCCTTTTTTAATTTTACCTATGTCCGTAACTATGGTGCCGCTTTTAGTTTTTTAAGTGAAGCCGGTGGTTGGCAGCGTTGGCTGTTTACCATTATTGCTGTGGGTTTTAGCACCTTATTAACCCTTTGGTTGCGTAAGCAATCGGCTTCATTATGGAAGTTGAACTTAGCTTATACCTTAGTGATAGGTGGTGCTTTAGGTAATTTAATCGATAGATTAGTGCATGGCTTTGTGGTGGACTTTATCGATTTTTATTGGGGAAAAAGCCATTATCCGGCTTTTAACATTGCCGACTCAGCGATTTTTATCGGTGCCGTATTGATCATTTGGGATTCATTCTTAAGCGGTAAATCCGAGCAAAATACAAGCGAAGGGGTGAAGTAG
- a CDS encoding PilW family protein, translating into MKIAIMVIAKMKPQSGMSLVELMVAMVIGLFLTTGVFTMFSMSSSNVTTTSQFNQLQENGRIALAIMERDISQLGFMGDLTGTDFIIGTNTNVEIAALTSDCVGAGLNNATLPDDKPAHFRRLWGYENTTTSEYLSCLDYDDVKADTDVLQLKRFLGPSVLKGDSNAIYAASNSSQVAFFVGENPAATIENSRIWEYQHHVYFIADDASGIPILRRKTLTSTGMSNDEQLVEGIENIRFLYGFDNDGDSTPDSFMSASNVTELMWDNEGFQRLVAIKAFILVRSINQDRSYTNDTQYQLGDKTITIPANDHYRRKIMSTTIVLENPVLIRS; encoded by the coding sequence ATGAAAATAGCAATTATGGTTATAGCAAAGATGAAACCGCAGTCAGGCATGTCACTTGTCGAATTGATGGTTGCTATGGTGATAGGTCTATTTTTGACGACTGGTGTATTCACTATGTTTAGTATGTCTTCATCGAATGTCACTACAACCAGTCAATTTAATCAATTACAGGAGAATGGGCGTATTGCATTAGCCATTATGGAGCGGGATATCAGTCAGTTAGGTTTTATGGGGGACTTAACAGGGACTGATTTTATTATTGGAACAAATACAAATGTTGAGATAGCAGCCCTAACTTCCGATTGTGTTGGAGCGGGCTTAAATAATGCAACTTTGCCTGATGATAAGCCTGCACATTTTAGACGGCTTTGGGGGTATGAGAACACTACCACGAGTGAGTATCTCAGTTGTTTGGATTACGATGATGTGAAAGCTGATACTGATGTTTTACAGTTAAAACGTTTCCTAGGTCCAAGTGTATTAAAGGGCGATAGCAATGCAATTTATGCTGCATCAAATTCATCACAAGTGGCATTTTTTGTTGGTGAGAACCCTGCCGCAACGATAGAAAACTCGAGGATTTGGGAGTATCAGCATCATGTGTACTTCATTGCTGATGATGCAAGTGGAATACCTATTTTGCGGCGTAAAACTTTAACCAGTACAGGTATGAGTAACGATGAGCAATTGGTTGAAGGCATAGAAAATATTCGGTTTTTGTATGGATTTGATAATGATGGTGATAGTACTCCTGATAGTTTTATGTCTGCTTCAAATGTGACTGAATTGATGTGGGATAATGAAGGATTTCAAAGGCTTGTGGCTATTAAGGCCTTTATATTGGTTCGTTCTATTAATCAAGATAGAAGTTATACCAATGATACACAATATCAGCTTGGTGATAAGACAATAACTATCCCTGCAAATGACCACTATCGTCGTAAAATTATGTCCACAACAATAGTACTGGAAAATCCAGTACTGATTCGTAGTTGA